In one window of Desulfonatronum thioautotrophicum DNA:
- the ftsE gene encoding cell division ATP-binding protein FtsE yields MINLRHVSFSFGTQWALKNISLEIGKGDFLFLVGPSGAGKTTLLRLLHGAIPLKRGQGTVAGFDLHTLKAGRIHLLRREVSVVFQDFKILPERTVFANVALALDVRNMPRTHSERRVRAVLRGLDLEAKAHIPCAQLSGGEQQRVAIARAVVVGPQLLLADEPTGNLDRELAMRLMSIFLQFHAHGTTIVLATHNQEILACVPDAKILHLEDGTVHWTNWTMPAAS; encoded by the coding sequence ATGATCAACCTGCGGCATGTCTCCTTCAGTTTCGGGACCCAGTGGGCCCTGAAAAACATCTCCCTGGAGATCGGCAAGGGTGACTTTCTGTTCCTGGTCGGCCCCAGCGGCGCGGGCAAGACCACCCTGTTGCGTCTGCTGCACGGAGCGATCCCGCTGAAGCGGGGCCAGGGGACCGTGGCCGGGTTCGACCTCCATACCCTCAAGGCCGGCCGGATTCATCTGCTGCGTCGGGAAGTGAGCGTGGTGTTTCAGGACTTCAAGATCCTGCCGGAACGCACCGTCTTCGCCAACGTGGCCCTGGCCCTGGACGTGCGCAACATGCCCCGTACGCATTCCGAACGGCGGGTCCGGGCTGTTCTGCGGGGTCTGGACCTGGAAGCCAAGGCCCATATTCCCTGCGCGCAGCTTTCCGGGGGCGAGCAGCAACGGGTGGCCATTGCCCGGGCCGTGGTGGTCGGGCCGCAACTGCTCCTGGCCGACGAGCCCACCGGCAACCTGGACCGGGAGCTGGCCATGCGCCTGATGAGCATTTTCCTGCAGTTCCATGCCCACGGCACGACCATTGTCCTGGCCACCCACAACCAGGAAATCCTGGCCTGCGTTCCGGACGCCAAGATCCTGCACCTTGAGGACGGCACCGTGCATTGGACCAACTGGACCATGCCGGCGGCGTCCTGA
- a CDS encoding ribonucleotide reductase N-terminal alpha domain-containing protein, translating to MEPTQVPADLPQPVLPPNAEVVLNKRYLRKGGQGEILETPQELYWRVASAIAAEEAKYPASPYSVDELARRFYELMTTYRFLPNSPTLMNAGTDLGQLAACFVLPVGDSMEEIFDAIKYAALIHKSGGGTGFSFSRLRPQKSRVGSTGGIASGPISFLRIFNTATEQVKQGGTRRGANMGILRVDHPDILDFIRAKERDGDLNNFNLSIGLTEVFMQAVEKDEEYDLVAPHSRQVKARLKAREVFSLLVQKAWESGDPGIIFLDRINRDNPTPSQGEIESTNPCVTADAFVMTDAGPRQVRELIGRPVNLVVNGQAHRSTDKGFFATGRKPVYHLRTREGHSLMLTADHPVLQAASPSRYALHPQWTRAGDLAPGDKIVLHDHRTLTGWPGAYGLAEGYLLGLLVGDGTLKADKAVLSVWPRAKAVNGEDEPCGTLGVMIAAETFARTLPHRADFQGWQTVSGRNERRMSIGAVRDLALGLGMVPGSKTITEQLERTSSDFYQGFLGGLFDADGSVQGNQRKGVSIRLAQSDPDRLFAVQRMLLRLGIVAVIHENRRPAGVKALPDGKGGSREYPVQAQHELIISGANLERFAEVVGFRDTAKRDLLTRLLGLYRRSLNRERFLATVASLYVVGERDVYDVTVPEVHAFDANGFMVHNCGEQPLLPYEACNLGSINLSRYVQNSGKDDILWDDLKQDIHLSVRFLDNVIDASRYPLEKITETVRMNRKIGLGVMGWADMLFRLNIPYNSQEALNLAEKVMHFIQFESQSASKKLAEERGPFPAFADSTFAEHNQGPFRNATTTTIAPTGTLSILAGCSSGVEPLFALSFVRQVMDGERLLEANPWFEQALHAAQCFSPKLMEEVAAKGTIHHVDYLPENVRRVFVTAHDIEPIWHLKMQAAFQKFTDNAVSKTVNLPNSATQDDIRKIYWMAYEMGCKGVTVYRDGCKSAQVLCTGDGGKSKEPVKTQRVVRERPDVVYGFTQKVKTGYGFLYLTVNEVDGRPFEVFTTIGKSGRSITAKAEAIGRLVSLALRSGVGVEDIVSQLKGIGGEHPVFQKKDMLLSIPDAVSWVLESRYMQGRKAEMTNQLVKPECPDCGKELIFQEGCFVCQGCGYTKCG from the coding sequence TTGGAGCCGACCCAGGTTCCCGCCGATCTCCCCCAGCCCGTTCTGCCCCCCAACGCGGAAGTCGTGTTGAACAAGCGTTATCTGCGCAAGGGCGGTCAGGGTGAAATCCTGGAAACGCCCCAGGAACTTTACTGGCGCGTGGCCTCGGCCATTGCCGCGGAGGAAGCCAAGTATCCGGCTTCCCCGTATTCCGTGGACGAACTGGCCCGGCGGTTTTACGAGCTGATGACCACCTACCGGTTCCTGCCCAACTCGCCGACCTTGATGAATGCCGGGACCGACCTGGGCCAGTTGGCGGCCTGTTTCGTCCTTCCGGTGGGCGACTCCATGGAGGAAATTTTCGACGCCATCAAGTACGCGGCCTTGATCCACAAATCCGGGGGAGGCACGGGCTTTTCGTTTTCCCGCCTGCGGCCGCAGAAGAGCCGGGTCGGCTCCACCGGCGGCATCGCCTCCGGACCGATCTCCTTTCTGCGGATCTTCAATACGGCCACGGAGCAGGTCAAGCAGGGCGGAACCCGGCGTGGCGCGAACATGGGTATCCTCCGGGTGGATCACCCGGACATTCTGGACTTCATCCGGGCCAAGGAGCGGGACGGGGATCTGAACAACTTCAACCTGTCCATCGGCCTGACCGAGGTGTTCATGCAGGCCGTGGAAAAAGACGAGGAATACGACCTCGTGGCCCCGCACTCCAGGCAGGTCAAAGCCCGGCTCAAGGCCCGCGAGGTGTTCAGCCTGCTGGTCCAGAAGGCCTGGGAAAGCGGCGACCCGGGGATCATCTTCCTGGACCGCATCAACCGGGACAACCCCACGCCCAGCCAGGGCGAGATCGAGAGTACGAATCCCTGCGTCACCGCGGACGCCTTCGTAATGACCGACGCCGGCCCCCGCCAGGTCCGGGAGTTGATTGGTCGTCCGGTGAATCTTGTGGTCAACGGACAAGCCCATCGCAGTACGGACAAAGGCTTTTTCGCCACGGGCCGCAAACCGGTTTATCACCTCCGCACCAGGGAAGGGCACAGTCTGATGCTTACCGCGGATCACCCCGTGCTTCAGGCTGCTTCGCCTTCCAGGTACGCATTGCATCCCCAGTGGACCCGGGCCGGGGATCTGGCTCCGGGCGACAAGATCGTTCTCCACGATCACCGGACCTTGACCGGCTGGCCAGGGGCTTACGGCCTGGCCGAAGGCTACCTGCTGGGGCTTTTGGTGGGCGACGGAACCTTGAAGGCGGACAAGGCCGTGCTCTCCGTTTGGCCCAGGGCCAAAGCCGTCAACGGCGAAGACGAACCGTGCGGAACACTCGGGGTCATGATCGCCGCGGAGACGTTTGCCCGGACCCTGCCCCATCGCGCGGACTTTCAAGGCTGGCAGACGGTTTCCGGTCGCAACGAGCGCCGGATGAGCATCGGCGCGGTTCGGGATTTGGCCCTTGGGCTGGGCATGGTGCCTGGGAGCAAAACCATTACCGAACAGCTGGAACGAACTTCTTCGGATTTTTATCAAGGTTTTCTGGGCGGCCTGTTTGATGCCGACGGATCGGTCCAGGGCAACCAGCGTAAAGGCGTCAGCATTCGGCTGGCCCAGAGCGATCCCGACCGCCTCTTTGCCGTCCAGCGGATGCTTTTGCGCCTGGGTATCGTCGCCGTGATCCATGAAAACCGACGTCCCGCGGGCGTAAAGGCCCTGCCGGACGGCAAGGGTGGTTCCAGGGAATACCCGGTCCAGGCGCAGCATGAATTGATCATCAGCGGGGCCAACCTGGAACGTTTCGCCGAGGTGGTCGGATTCCGGGACACGGCCAAGCGGGATCTGTTGACGAGATTGCTGGGCCTGTACCGCCGATCCCTGAATCGGGAACGTTTTCTGGCCACCGTGGCGTCCCTGTACGTTGTGGGCGAGCGTGACGTCTACGACGTCACCGTGCCCGAGGTGCACGCCTTTGATGCCAACGGGTTCATGGTCCACAACTGCGGGGAGCAACCACTGCTCCCCTACGAAGCCTGCAATCTGGGATCCATCAACCTTTCCAGGTATGTGCAAAATTCCGGCAAGGACGACATTCTCTGGGACGACCTGAAACAGGACATCCACCTCAGCGTCCGGTTTCTGGACAATGTCATCGATGCCTCACGCTACCCGTTGGAGAAGATCACCGAGACCGTGCGCATGAATCGCAAGATCGGGCTGGGGGTGATGGGCTGGGCGGACATGCTCTTCAGGCTGAACATTCCCTACAACAGCCAGGAGGCCCTGAACCTGGCCGAAAAGGTCATGCATTTCATCCAGTTCGAGTCCCAAAGCGCATCCAAGAAGCTGGCCGAGGAGCGTGGTCCCTTTCCGGCCTTTGCGGATTCCACCTTTGCCGAACACAACCAGGGGCCGTTTCGCAACGCCACGACCACGACCATTGCGCCCACGGGAACCCTGTCCATTCTGGCGGGCTGCTCGTCCGGGGTGGAGCCCTTGTTCGCCTTGAGTTTCGTCCGGCAGGTCATGGATGGAGAGCGGCTTTTGGAGGCCAATCCGTGGTTTGAGCAGGCCCTGCATGCGGCCCAGTGCTTCAGTCCCAAGCTGATGGAAGAGGTGGCGGCCAAGGGAACCATTCACCATGTTGACTATCTGCCGGAAAATGTGCGCAGGGTGTTTGTCACGGCTCATGACATCGAACCGATCTGGCACCTGAAGATGCAGGCCGCTTTTCAGAAATTCACGGACAATGCCGTTTCCAAGACCGTCAATCTGCCGAATTCGGCCACCCAGGATGATATCCGCAAGATCTACTGGATGGCTTACGAAATGGGCTGCAAAGGGGTTACCGTCTACCGGGACGGTTGCAAAAGCGCCCAGGTGCTCTGCACCGGTGACGGGGGCAAGTCCAAGGAGCCGGTAAAAACCCAGCGCGTGGTCCGGGAGCGGCCGGATGTGGTCTATGGATTTACCCAGAAGGTGAAAACCGGATACGGCTTCCTGTACCTGACGGTGAACGAGGTGGACGGCCGACCCTTCGAGGTCTTCACCACCATTGGCAAGTCCGGACGGTCGATCACGGCCAAGGCCGAGGCCATCGGCCGCCTGGTATCCCTGGCCCTGCGCTCCGGGGTTGGCGTGGAAGACATCGTCAGCCAGCTCAAGGGAATTGGCGGCGAGCATCCGGTATTTCAGAAAAAGGACATGCTGCTCTCCATTCCGGATGCCGTGTCCTGGGTTCTGGAAAGCCGTTACATGCAGGGCCGCAAGGCGGAAATGACCAACCAACTGGTCAAGCCGGAATGCCCGGATTGCGGCAAGGAACTGATCTTCCAGGAAGGCTGCTTCGTCTGCCAAGGTTGCGGCTACACCAAATGCGGATAA
- a CDS encoding UPF0182 family membrane protein translates to MLFSFGPGPQGPYDPRDPFPQFKVEEMDFSKFHRFLRLGLLGLAVIILWSGLNWAQGFYTDWLWFGSLDYQSVLWKVVTTRVGLYLAAVVVFLALAVPNLIAAIRITGRMFPRGGHKLPPRIYDSARGVLIWLAAGVVALAAFLLASGPAAEWKTVLRYLHQVPFGEIDPIFNNDYSFYIFTLPALEFFRSWLVGLTVLVAIIVGAFYYLNSILRGEAFALHGPILGHLATLGAFLFLLIAAGHWLSRYDLLFSSMGAVHGVGYTDNFFNLPSRAFMAVVALVAAGALVFAAMSQRKQLALWSVGGWFGLNLVLGSLVPGVIQRLVVEPSELARETPYLAHNISHTRQAFGLEGLRSSSHPALGEVDHATVDANQGTLQNVRLWDEGPLMQSYNQIQFFRLYYDFLAVHTDRYMVHDELRQVMLATRELSAEKLPTEAQRWVNRHLQFTHGYGVAMSPVTEVQTGGRPEFFIRDLPPTGVIPLDRPEVYYGLKSLEYLIVNSRMQEFNFPGPDGPVYTHYQGDGGVQLNSFFRRLMYAWQFKDVNILISGEITPESRIQYRRTIPERFTTVTPFLLRDREAYSVVADGRLYWIQDAYTTTNRYPYATPWDRHFNYIRNSVKAVVDAYHGTLTYYVFDESDPLIRTYQAMFPDLFKSQDEMPEYLRGHVRYPLDLFTVQTQMLLQYHMEDPVVFYNKEDQWAVPVQHSFGRAEHLRPYYIVARLPGEEKEEFLLIQPFTPINRHNLVGWMAARSDGEHYGDKVLFRFPTGRHVDGPSQVKARIDNDAVISEQFTLWGQVGSEVLRGILLVIPIGDSILYAEPVFLIPETIDFPELRRIILADSRQVVMHQTLDASVAALVGDLPAVAPVVEDVDAEVTDRQLIQLPDFNQGLRDAVDKLQDVVDQLRRMMQ, encoded by the coding sequence ATGCTGTTTTCGTTTGGTCCCGGCCCCCAAGGCCCGTATGATCCCCGGGATCCGTTTCCGCAGTTCAAGGTCGAGGAGATGGACTTTTCCAAGTTCCATCGCTTTCTGCGGTTGGGTTTGCTCGGTTTGGCGGTGATCATCCTCTGGTCCGGCCTGAACTGGGCCCAGGGATTCTACACGGACTGGCTCTGGTTCGGTTCCCTGGATTATCAAAGCGTGCTGTGGAAAGTCGTTACCACGCGTGTCGGATTGTATCTCGCCGCCGTAGTTGTTTTTTTGGCTCTTGCCGTGCCCAATCTGATCGCGGCCATACGCATCACCGGACGGATGTTTCCCCGGGGCGGCCACAAATTGCCCCCGCGAATCTATGACTCCGCCCGCGGTGTACTGATCTGGCTTGCCGCCGGTGTCGTTGCCCTGGCCGCCTTCCTCCTGGCTTCCGGTCCGGCCGCGGAATGGAAGACGGTCTTGCGCTACCTGCACCAGGTGCCTTTTGGCGAAATCGACCCGATTTTCAACAATGACTACTCCTTCTACATCTTCACCCTTCCGGCATTGGAATTTTTCCGTTCCTGGCTGGTGGGCCTGACCGTCCTGGTGGCGATCATCGTTGGGGCCTTCTACTACCTGAACAGCATCCTGCGCGGGGAAGCCTTCGCACTGCACGGTCCGATCCTCGGCCATCTGGCCACCCTGGGTGCGTTCCTTTTCCTGCTGATCGCGGCGGGCCACTGGCTTTCCCGGTACGACCTGCTCTTCTCGTCCATGGGTGCGGTGCATGGCGTGGGCTACACGGACAACTTCTTCAACCTGCCTTCCAGGGCATTCATGGCCGTCGTGGCCCTGGTAGCGGCAGGGGCGCTGGTGTTCGCGGCCATGTCCCAGCGCAAGCAGCTGGCACTCTGGTCCGTGGGCGGGTGGTTCGGGTTGAATCTTGTTCTGGGCAGTCTGGTTCCCGGCGTGATCCAGCGTCTGGTGGTGGAACCCAGCGAACTGGCTCGGGAAACCCCATACCTGGCCCACAACATTAGCCACACCCGCCAGGCCTTCGGCCTGGAAGGGCTGCGCTCCAGCAGCCACCCGGCCCTGGGCGAGGTGGATCACGCCACGGTGGATGCCAACCAAGGGACCCTCCAGAACGTCCGGCTTTGGGACGAGGGCCCTTTGATGCAGAGCTACAACCAGATCCAGTTCTTCCGCCTGTACTATGACTTCCTGGCCGTGCACACGGACCGCTACATGGTGCACGACGAGCTGCGCCAGGTCATGCTGGCCACCCGTGAGCTTTCGGCGGAGAAACTGCCCACCGAGGCCCAGCGCTGGGTCAACAGGCACCTCCAGTTCACCCACGGCTACGGAGTGGCCATGAGCCCGGTAACCGAGGTTCAGACCGGCGGCCGTCCGGAATTTTTCATCCGCGACCTGCCGCCCACCGGGGTGATTCCCCTGGATCGTCCGGAGGTCTATTACGGCTTGAAAAGTCTGGAATACCTGATCGTGAACAGCCGGATGCAGGAGTTCAACTTCCCGGGTCCGGACGGTCCCGTATACACCCACTACCAGGGTGACGGCGGGGTCCAACTGAACTCGTTCTTCCGCCGACTGATGTACGCCTGGCAGTTCAAGGACGTGAACATCCTGATTTCCGGAGAGATCACGCCGGAAAGCCGGATCCAGTACCGGCGCACCATCCCGGAGCGCTTCACCACCGTGACCCCGTTCCTGCTGCGCGACCGGGAAGCCTATTCCGTGGTGGCTGACGGTCGCCTGTACTGGATCCAGGACGCCTACACCACCACGAATCGCTATCCCTATGCCACGCCCTGGGATCGGCATTTCAACTACATTCGCAACAGCGTCAAGGCCGTGGTGGACGCCTATCACGGAACCCTGACCTACTACGTGTTCGACGAGAGCGACCCGCTGATCCGCACCTATCAGGCCATGTTCCCGGATCTGTTCAAGTCCCAGGATGAGATGCCGGAGTACCTCCGAGGCCATGTCCGCTATCCCCTGGATCTGTTCACGGTCCAAACCCAGATGCTCCTCCAGTACCACATGGAGGATCCGGTGGTCTTCTACAACAAGGAAGACCAATGGGCCGTGCCCGTGCAGCATTCCTTCGGCCGGGCCGAGCACCTGCGGCCCTACTACATCGTGGCCCGGTTACCCGGCGAAGAGAAGGAGGAATTCCTGCTCATCCAGCCCTTCACGCCCATCAACCGCCACAACCTGGTGGGCTGGATGGCCGCGCGCAGCGACGGGGAACATTACGGCGACAAGGTCCTGTTCCGCTTCCCCACCGGCCGGCACGTGGACGGCCCCAGCCAGGTCAAGGCGCGCATCGATAACGACGCGGTGATCTCCGAACAGTTCACCTTGTGGGGCCAGGTGGGTTCCGAAGTCTTACGAGGCATTCTCCTGGTCATCCCCATCGGGGATTCCATCCTCTACGCCGAACCGGTCTTCCTGATTCCGGAAACAATTGATTTTCCGGAACTGCGGCGGATCATCCTGGCCGATTCCCGGCAGGTGGTCATGCACCAGACCCTGGATGCCTCAGTCGCCGCTCTTGTGGGCGATCTTCCGGCCGTGGCCCCGGTGGTGGAAGACGTGGACGCGGAGGTGACGGACCGGCAGCTCATCCAGCTTCCGGACTTCAACCAGGGCCTGCGTGACGCCGTGGACAAGCTCCAGGACGTGGTGGACCAGTTGCGGCGCATGATGCAGTAA
- a CDS encoding cell division protein FtsX: MFRIVLKLMLQGVTDIRHHPWIQVLTLAAVTLVAFLGGLFLLVLHNLDQELQRAGGDIQFQVYWQPDTGQDVLESQWAALQKLEDLAEIKTFTGDQALDLLMQRLGGTGDFAWLRGNNPLPATALLTFAIQVDDQQAWAEATYRQLASLEGVEKVSFNPLQLDLARGWTRFSNQVIWPLILFLGVVLALVVGNTIKLSQLHRRNEVEILRLVGAARWYIQLPMLVSGAVLGLLGGVLALLMLKGVQLSLQDLLHFPPLWLRLDYLPFSQTVVFLAVIVVMGVLSSWVALRET, translated from the coding sequence ATGTTCCGGATCGTGCTCAAACTGATGCTCCAGGGGGTGACGGATATCCGCCATCACCCCTGGATTCAGGTGCTCACCCTGGCCGCGGTAACCCTGGTCGCCTTTCTGGGCGGCCTGTTTCTGCTGGTGTTGCATAACCTTGACCAGGAACTGCAGCGTGCCGGTGGCGACATCCAGTTTCAGGTCTACTGGCAGCCGGACACCGGACAGGACGTCCTGGAAAGCCAATGGGCCGCCCTGCAAAAGCTGGAGGATCTCGCGGAGATCAAGACCTTCACCGGGGATCAGGCCCTGGACCTGCTCATGCAGCGCCTGGGTGGGACAGGAGATTTCGCCTGGCTGCGGGGCAACAACCCCCTGCCGGCCACGGCCCTGCTGACCTTCGCGATCCAGGTTGACGATCAGCAGGCCTGGGCCGAGGCCACCTACCGGCAGCTTGCGTCCCTGGAGGGCGTGGAGAAGGTCAGCTTCAATCCGCTGCAACTGGACCTAGCCAGGGGCTGGACCCGGTTCAGCAACCAGGTGATCTGGCCGCTGATTCTTTTCCTGGGCGTGGTTCTGGCTCTGGTGGTGGGCAACACCATCAAGCTTTCCCAACTGCATCGCCGCAACGAGGTGGAAATTCTGCGCCTGGTGGGCGCGGCCCGCTGGTACATCCAGCTGCCCATGCTCGTCTCCGGAGCCGTGCTCGGCCTGCTGGGCGGGGTATTGGCCCTGCTGATGCTCAAGGGCGTGCAGCTCAGCCTCCAGGACCTGCTCCACTTTCCTCCCCTGTGGCTGCGTCTGGACTATCTGCCTTTTTCCCAGACCGTGGTGTTTTTGGCCGTGATCGTGGTCATGGGCGTTCTGAGCAGCTGGGTGGCGTTGCGGGAGACGTGA
- the thiL gene encoding thiamine-phosphate kinase — protein MDTLLMSSLLNTKPSLHSMTNISFTGPRQTDDLCSEDAFLALIDRCFPSAHQDVLLGRGDDCAVVACRESLCVTSDLFLEDAHFRRAYFAPGDIGFKALAVNISDITAMGAKPLGFILNLMVPRQLERGFWEAFFQGMAELAAEHDLYLAGGDLSGAPYLGVAVTIWGERPLGGRFLRRGQARPGDVLFLVGEIGLAKLGLTLLEGGGHVPEESSAVYAAQDYPVAVQAHLRPTLHSDAALALSRTGTVRGLMDVSDGLARDLPRFLGPGQGCALALQPEMLHPELHVFARKSGLDAAEFAVLGGEDYALLGAVAARDWAMLREHIPAVRRLGEVTAGPGIQLNGKEMRSQGFDHFHR, from the coding sequence GTGGACACGTTGCTGATGTCCTCTTTGCTCAACACCAAGCCTTCGTTGCACAGCATGACCAACATATCCTTCACCGGGCCAAGGCAGACCGACGACCTCTGCTCCGAAGACGCCTTTCTGGCCCTGATCGACCGTTGTTTCCCCAGCGCCCACCAGGATGTGCTCCTTGGCCGGGGCGATGACTGCGCCGTAGTCGCCTGCCGGGAATCCCTGTGCGTGACTTCAGACCTGTTTCTGGAGGACGCGCACTTCCGCAGGGCGTATTTCGCGCCGGGGGACATCGGCTTCAAGGCCCTGGCCGTGAACATCAGCGACATTACGGCCATGGGGGCCAAGCCTCTGGGGTTCATCCTGAATCTGATGGTTCCCAGGCAGCTGGAGCGGGGATTCTGGGAGGCCTTTTTTCAGGGCATGGCCGAGCTGGCCGCGGAGCACGACCTGTACCTGGCCGGTGGAGATCTCTCCGGTGCGCCGTATCTGGGTGTGGCCGTGACCATCTGGGGTGAGCGGCCCCTGGGCGGTAGATTCCTGCGTCGCGGGCAGGCCCGCCCGGGCGACGTGCTGTTTCTGGTGGGCGAAATCGGCCTAGCCAAGCTGGGTCTGACCCTGCTGGAGGGCGGCGGCCATGTTCCAGAGGAATCGTCCGCTGTCTACGCTGCCCAGGACTACCCCGTTGCGGTCCAGGCCCATTTGCGGCCCACCCTGCACTCGGATGCCGCCCTGGCCTTGAGTAGGACAGGGACGGTTCGAGGCTTGATGGATGTTTCCGACGGCTTGGCCCGGGACCTGCCGCGTTTTTTGGGGCCGGGCCAAGGATGTGCCTTGGCCCTGCAACCGGAAATGCTGCACCCGGAGTTGCACGTGTTTGCCCGAAAAAGCGGACTGGATGCAGCCGAATTCGCGGTGCTGGGCGGGGAGGATTACGCCTTGCTGGGTGCGGTGGCGGCTCGGGATTGGGCCATGCTGCGCGAACATATTCCCGCGGTGCGGCGTTTGGGTGAGGTGACGGCGGGACCGGGAATTCAGCTGAACGGAAAAGAAATGCGATCCCAAGGCTTTGACCATTTTCACCGTTGA
- a CDS encoding ABC transporter substrate-binding protein, protein MKKQLVALVAALALLCSAGLVSAGQPIKIGAFFALSGPAAFIGTPTKLVAEMAVDQINQAGGINGRPLELVVADTESDPQRALLAARRLVERERVTALVGPTRTDTGMAVKAYLHQRQMPTVMTVGGDPVIMGGRFGDFDWIFKSPQRSSVAVSRVYEFLQSRGVTRVGLLTASDGFGRDGLTWLTSLAEEFGITITANEQFAPTDTDMTSQLVKIRATNPEFIICWTIGPAAALVSRNVQQLGLAIPLMHCHGIPDPKYLELAGDAAEGTYMPSTRLMAADQLPDDDPQKPVVLEFIRLYREVYDLERQYPLNTHSGYAWDALMLIANALREVGPGDPTAIRDAIRRTSGFVGVSGIFTLSEEDHNGLDTDSLIIVMVDQGRWVMQ, encoded by the coding sequence GTGAAAAAACAGCTTGTTGCCCTTGTCGCGGCCTTGGCTCTGCTCTGTTCCGCCGGATTGGTTTCCGCCGGACAGCCCATCAAGATCGGTGCGTTCTTCGCCCTCTCCGGGCCGGCGGCGTTCATCGGCACGCCCACCAAACTGGTGGCGGAAATGGCCGTGGACCAGATCAACCAGGCCGGAGGCATCAATGGTCGGCCCCTGGAACTGGTGGTCGCGGATACGGAGAGCGACCCCCAGAGAGCCCTGCTGGCCGCCCGGCGGCTGGTGGAGCGGGAGCGGGTTACAGCCCTGGTCGGGCCAACCCGGACGGATACCGGCATGGCGGTCAAGGCCTACCTGCACCAGCGCCAAATGCCCACGGTAATGACCGTGGGTGGAGACCCGGTGATCATGGGCGGTCGTTTCGGTGATTTCGACTGGATCTTCAAAAGCCCGCAGCGTTCTTCCGTGGCGGTGAGCCGGGTCTATGAATTTTTGCAGAGCCGCGGGGTGACGCGGGTGGGCCTGCTGACGGCCAGTGACGGGTTTGGCCGGGACGGACTGACCTGGCTGACCAGTCTGGCCGAAGAGTTCGGCATCACCATCACGGCCAACGAGCAGTTTGCTCCCACGGACACGGACATGACCTCCCAGCTGGTCAAAATCCGGGCCACGAACCCCGAGTTCATCATCTGCTGGACCATTGGGCCGGCCGCGGCGCTGGTCTCCCGGAACGTGCAGCAGTTGGGCCTGGCCATTCCCCTGATGCATTGCCACGGGATTCCGGATCCCAAGTATCTGGAACTGGCCGGAGACGCCGCCGAAGGCACCTATATGCCGTCCACCAGGCTGATGGCCGCAGACCAGCTGCCGGACGATGATCCGCAAAAGCCCGTGGTCCTGGAGTTCATCCGGCTGTACCGCGAGGTGTACGATTTGGAGCGTCAGTACCCCTTGAACACCCATTCCGGCTACGCCTGGGACGCGCTGATGCTTATAGCCAATGCCTTGCGCGAAGTCGGGCCGGGCGACCCCACGGCCATCCGGGACGCCATCCGTCGGACCTCCGGCTTTGTCGGGGTCAGCGGGATATTCACCTTGTCCGAGGAAGACCACAACGGTCTGGACACCGACTCCCTGATCATCGTCATGGTGGATCAGGGTCGCTGGGTGATGCAGTAG